Within Gemmatimonadaceae bacterium, the genomic segment TTCGTCCCATACGGCGATCCGCCGCCGATGATCGTGCGCGATTCGTCGGGGCGGCCGGCATTCTGGAATCATGGCGACGGCAACTTCACGAACGGCGCGTATTCCGGGCGTACGTACTCGGCGATCGACGGCCTGGGGTTTGAGGCCACGCTCTCGCTCACCATCACCATGCTGCAATGGCAGACAGAGGGCGTCAACTTGGTGCCCCTGCCGGACTCGGCGGCGCTGGCCCGCTGGAATCATCGAGACGGATACCCCCCGTTCGATACGGGCACACCGGCTGGACGGTGCTCTGCCGCATATCCCGGCGCAGAGGGCGTCCGGGGGATGCACGCACTGTCGATCCCGGGAGCCGCCGTAGATCTCGCAACCACGCCGTGGAACAACGTCAACGACGGACGTTGGTTCCGCGTCCGCGTCCAGATCTTTCCCGATGGCCGATGCGGCGTCGCGATTGACGGGCGCCCCATCACCATCACTGGTGTGGGGGTACGATCGGATGCCCGATACCTTGCCGTACTGGACGGCAACTCCTACCACACCCGCGTCCTCACCGGCCCGGTGGACATCTGGACCGGAATCCGCCCGGGTGTGGATTGGCTAGCGTTCGATACCGCTCAGGTCAAGCCGCGTCACCGAGGACGGTGATCGGATCGGCTCCCCTCAACACAGGTGCACGGCCGTGGCCTTGAGCGAGGCCACCACGGCGCGACCCGGCACCAGCCCCAGATCCTCCGCCGAGCCGGTGGTGATCACCGCCACCAGCTCCACCCCGGTCGCGTCCAGCGTCACCCGCGTGAGCACGCCGCTCGGCGCCACCTCCACCACGCGCGCCAGTAGCTGATTGCGCACCGACGACTCGCGCCGCTCGGGCGACAGCGCGATCTCGTCGGCGCGGATCACGGCGTGGGCCTCGCCGTCGGGCATCTCGCTGACGGCGTGCAGCACGAGCCCGCCGCTCGTGAACTCGACCACGCGTTCCCCAGCGCCACCCCCGTTCACGCTCCGCACTCGGCCGGCCAGCAGGTTCTCGGCGCCGATGAACTCGGCCACCGCGGCCGACGCCGGCCGCCGGAACACGTCGTCGGGCCCACCCACCTGCAGCACGCGCCCCCCCTCCAGCAGCACCACCTGATGCCCCAGCCGCCCGGCCTCGGCAAAGTCGTGCGTCACGTGCAGCACGGTCATCCCGCGCTCGGCGTGCAGGGCGCGCACCTGACGTCGCGCCGTGATCCGCGTGCGCGGATCGAGCGACGCGAACGGCTCGTCGAGCAGCAGGATGTCGGGCCGAGTGGCGAGGGCGCGCGCCAGCGCCACGAGCTGCCGCTCGCCGCCGCTCAGCGCCCGCACGTCACGCCTCATAAGCGCGTCGAGGCCGAAACGCTCCGCCATCTCGCGCGCCGATCCGGCGTCATCGGTGCCGTACGACACGTTGTCCGCCACCGAGAGATGCGGAAAGAGATACGCGTGCTGATATACGATGCCGACGCGCCGCCGCTCGGGCGCCAGCCGCGTGACGTCGGCGCCGCGGAGCGACACGGCGCCCGCCGCCACGGGCACGATGCCGGCGATGGCCTCGAGCAGCGTGGTCTTGCCGGCGCCGGCCGGCCCGATCACCACGCCGTAGGCGCCGGCGTCGAGCGAGAACGACACGTCGCGCAGGGTGAACTGGCCCACGGCCGCGGTCACATGCTCCAGCCGGATCATCCGCGGCGCTCCGGCAGCCCCTGGGGCGCATGCACGGTGCGCAACACGGTGATCGGCACCAGCGCCAGCAGCACGAGCACGGCCGCCACGGGCAGCGCGCTCTTCAATCCGTACGCGGTGAACCGCTCGTAGCTGAGCACGCTCGCCACCTTGGGATTGTACGTGAGCACCACGATGGCGCCGAATTCGCTGATCGCGCGCGCCCACATCACCACGCCGGCCGCCACGAGCCCGCGCCCCGCCAGGGGCACGGTCACGCGCCGCACGGCGCGCCAGGGCGTGTCGCCCAACGTGCGCGCCACGGCCTCGAGCCGCGGGTCCACCCGGTCGAACGCCTCGCGCGCCGCGCTCACCAGCAGCGGCGCCGACACGAACAGCATGGCGCACACGATCCCGGTGCGCGATCCCGTGATCTCGAGCCCGGCGGCGAGCATGGCCTTGCCCAGCGGCCCATCCCGCCCGAGCAACAGCAACAGCGCGATGCCGGCCACGGGATGCGGCACCACGAGCGGCAGATCGAGCAGCGCCGCCACCAGCCCGCGCCCCCGGAAGCGCTTGCGCGACAATACATATGCCAGCGGCACGCCGCCCGCCGCGCCGAGGAGCGTGGCGAGCGTGGCGCACACGAGGGTGAGCCAGAGCGACGCGCGCAATTCGCCGTCGCTGGCCAGGGCGCGCAGGCCCGCCACCCCCCACCCGCCCACGATCCCGGCCAGCGGCAACACGAGAAAGAGCAGGAGCAGCGACGCGAGCGCGGCCGTGACCACGGTGACGCCCCGCTGCCAGGAACGCCCGCCCTCAGGGTCTGACATGCGCCGTCACCTCGGGGGATGCGCCGGTGCCCACCAGGCCCGTCACGGCGACGGCAACGACCGTGAGTCGGGCGAGACTCCGTGAATGCGACATACCGATAAGTATGGCCGCGGTCCGGCCCATCGCGCTATAATGGAGCAGTCTTCCCCTCTTCCCTTCCATAATGTCCGACCTCGCGATCGACATCCGACATGTCGTGAAGCGGTATGACGAGACGGTCGCCGTGCGCGACTTCTCGCTGCAGGTGCCGCGCGGAACGGTGTACGGCCTGCTCGGCCCCAACGGCGCCGGCAAGACGACCTCGATCCGCATGATTCTCGACATCCTCGAGCCCGACGAGGGCTCGATCAGCATCTTCGGGCAACCGGTGCGCGGCACCAAGGTGCTGGACCGCGTGGGCTACCTGCCCGAGGAGCGCGGCCTGTACAAGAAGATGCAGGTGCGGCGCGTGCTGCGGTTCCTGGCCGAGCTCAAGGGCGTGGACGCGCGCACGGCCGACCGGCGCATCGATGAATGGCTGGAGCGGCTGCAGCTCCGCACCCCGGAAAAGGACTGGGGACTGGCCAAGGTGGACGAGCTCTCGCGCGGCATGCAGCAGAAGGCGCAGTTCATCGGCACGCTGCTGCACGACCCCGACCTCGTGATCCTGGACGAACCGTTCAGCGGGCTCGATCCGATCAACGCCCAGGCGCTCAAGGACACGGTGATCGAACTCAAACAGCGCGGCAAGACGGTGATCTTCAGCACGCACATGATGGACAACGCCGAGCGCATCTGCGATTCGGTGTGCATCATCGCGCGCGGCGAGAAGGTGCTGGACGGCCGCGTGGCCGACGTCAAGGCGGAGCACGGCGTGCGCAACGTGGCGCTGGCGCTGGACGGCGGGCCGCGCGACGCCGTGATGGCGGCGCTGGCCGACCGGACGCTGGTGTCCAAGTACGACGATCAGAATCAGTACTTCGAGATCGAGATGGCGCCGGGCGCCGACGCGCAGGAGCTGCTGCAGCGCGTGGTGGCCAGCGGCGCCCGGATCAGCCAGTTCGAGCTGATCCAACCTTCACTCCACCAGATCTTCCTCGATCGGGTCGGCGCGGAACACGTCGAGCCGGGGATGAGCGGCCATGGGTAAGACTCTCGTCGTCTTCAAACGCGAATACCTGGAGCGCGTGCGCTCCAAATGGTTCATCGTCGCCACGGTCCTCGGCCCGGTGTTCATGGGTGTGATCACCGTGCTGCCCACGGTGCTGGCGGCGCGCACACGGTCGTCCCCGACGCTGGCCAACGTGATCGTGCTCGATGCCACCGGCACCGACCTCGGCTCGCGCGTGGCCCGGGCGCTGGCCGAGACCGCGCCGGCGAGCCCGCCGCCGCGGGTGGAAGCCGTGGCCACCGAGCAGTTGGCAGCCGCCGAGGACAGCGCCACGCAGGCCGTGATCCATCACCAGGCGCAGGGCTACCTCGTGCTCGACGCGAAGACGCTGGCCGGCACGCAGGTGCGCTACGCGGGGCGGAATGCCACGTCGATGGCCGACGTGGGCACGCTCACGTCGATGGTGCGGCAGAACCTGCTCGACATGCGGCTGGAGAAGGAGGGCATCGATCCCGGCCGCGTGGCCACGCTCACCGCCGTGAAGCTCGACATGAAAACGGACAAGATCAGCGACAAGGGCATCGAGGCCGGCGGCGGCATGTCGAGCGTCGTGTTCGGTTATCTGATCGCGTTCATCCTGTACTTCATGATCGCCATCTACGGGCAGAACATGCTGCGCGGCGTCATGGAGGAGAAGACCACCCGCGTGGCCGAAGTGGTGATCTCGAGCGTCAAGCCCGAAGCGCTGCTGGCGGGCAAGATCCTGGGCGTGGGGCTGGTGGCGCTCACGCAGGTGTTCGTGTGGATCGCCGGCGGCGTGGCCATCTACACGTTCCGGGGGCAGATCTTCGCGCGGTTCGGCATCCCGGCCGCCGCGGCGATGAGCGTGAAGATGCCCAGCGTGCCGCTCAGCGTGGGGATCGCGCTGCTCCTGTTCTTCATCCTCGGCTTCATGTTCTATTCGTCGCTGTTCGCGGCCGTGGGCGCGATGGTGAGCAACCAGGAGGACGTGCAGCAGGCGCAGATGCCGGTGATGCTGCTGCTCATCGGGTCGGTGATCTTCATGGGGCCGGTGCTGGCCAACCCGGCGAGCACTCTGGCCAAGGTGATGTCGTGGCTCCCCTTCTCGGCGCCGATCATCATGCCCATGCGGATGTCGCTGGTGTCCATCTCGTGGATGGAGCTGACGGCGACGCTGGCCGGCGTGGCGGTGGCGAGCCTGGCAGCCATCTGGGTGTCGGCGCGCATCTATCGCGTGGGGCTGCTGATGTACGGCAAGCGCCCGTCGCTGGGCGAACTGGTGAAGTGGATCCGGATGGCGTGACGCCTCGCGGGGCGTGTGGGTTACGGATACGGCTTCCGGGGTATGCCTTCGAGTTTCGTGAGCGGGACTTCCGTGACCACGGGCCCCGGCCTCACTGAGGAGAATCGGCCAATCCGTCACCGACCGCCGGGTCAAACGCGGACATCGTGTCCGCGAGCTCGGCGCCGAACTCGGGATCGCGCGCTACCGCGCGGTACGAGTCATACAATTCCGCGCGCCGGCGTTTGCGGACGGCGGGGCCAGAAAACCGGTGATGGGATGGGGGGGGAACGCGCGGGAGACACTGCGGTGGCGGCCATTCCCATCTCCTTTCTTGCAGTACTTTGGCTAGTAGCTATTGTGCTACTAGCCGTTTTCCTATATTCTGTGATCTCGCCCCATGGCACGCCCCGCGCCCCTCCCGCCCTTCCACGTCCACGGACGCGTCACCGGTTCGCGATTCGCCGACCGGGCCGATGAGGTGCGCCGCGTGGTCGGCGTGCTGGAGGAACCGGGCGCCAAACTGCTGGTCCGCGGGCGTCGCCGCATGGGCAAGACCTCCATTCTCGAAGTGGCGCAGGCGCGCGCCATGCACCGCGGCACCCCGGTGCTGTACGCCGATCTCTCCACGGCGCAGACGCTCCCCGAAGCCGCCACCCGACTGCTCATCGCCGCCAACACCGCCCTGGGGCGGCAGTGGCACGAGGTGCTCCTCGACATCGCCCGCCGCGCCGCGCAGGCGATCACGGTCTCGTTCGGCGACGACGGGCGGCCGCAATTGGGCCTCGTGCCGGAGAGATTCCAATCACCCGCGCACGCTCCGCAGGCGTTGGACGTGGTGCTCGACGCGATCAACACGACCGCGAGAGCGCGACGACGCCCCCTCGGCATCATCCTGGACGAGTTCCAGGAGCTGACCACCGCGGGCGGGCAGTCCGCCGCCTGGACGTTGCGCGGCGTCATCCAGCGTCACGACGCCGTGAGTTACGTCTGCGCTGGGTCGCGACGCCGATTGCTCGACGCGCTGGTCGGACGGGACGGCGCCTTCTTCAAGATGCTCGATCCGCCGCTCGACGTGGGACCTATCGATCCGGCGTTTCTCGCGGTGTGGATCGACTCCCGGCTGTCGAAGTTCCGCGTGGCGCCGCAACCCGGGGTCGGCGCGCGGTGCGTCGCGCTCGCCGGTCCGTGCAC encodes:
- a CDS encoding ABC transporter permease, with amino-acid sequence MSDPEGGRSWQRGVTVVTAALASLLLLFLVLPLAGIVGGWGVAGLRALASDGELRASLWLTLVCATLATLLGAAGGVPLAYVLSRKRFRGRGLVAALLDLPLVVPHPVAGIALLLLLGRDGPLGKAMLAAGLEITGSRTGIVCAMLFVSAPLLVSAAREAFDRVDPRLEAVARTLGDTPWRAVRRVTVPLAGRGLVAAGVVMWARAISEFGAIVVLTYNPKVASVLSYERFTAYGLKSALPVAAVLVLLALVPITVLRTVHAPQGLPERRG
- a CDS encoding ABC transporter permease gives rise to the protein MGKTLVVFKREYLERVRSKWFIVATVLGPVFMGVITVLPTVLAARTRSSPTLANVIVLDATGTDLGSRVARALAETAPASPPPRVEAVATEQLAAAEDSATQAVIHHQAQGYLVLDAKTLAGTQVRYAGRNATSMADVGTLTSMVRQNLLDMRLEKEGIDPGRVATLTAVKLDMKTDKISDKGIEAGGGMSSVVFGYLIAFILYFMIAIYGQNMLRGVMEEKTTRVAEVVISSVKPEALLAGKILGVGLVALTQVFVWIAGGVAIYTFRGQIFARFGIPAAAAMSVKMPSVPLSVGIALLLFFILGFMFYSSLFAAVGAMVSNQEDVQQAQMPVMLLLIGSVIFMGPVLANPASTLAKVMSWLPFSAPIIMPMRMSLVSISWMELTATLAGVAVASLAAIWVSARIYRVGLLMYGKRPSLGELVKWIRMA
- a CDS encoding ATP-binding cassette domain-containing protein, whose product is MIRLEHVTAAVGQFTLRDVSFSLDAGAYGVVIGPAGAGKTTLLEAIAGIVPVAAGAVSLRGADVTRLAPERRRVGIVYQHAYLFPHLSVADNVSYGTDDAGSAREMAERFGLDALMRRDVRALSGGERQLVALARALATRPDILLLDEPFASLDPRTRITARRQVRALHAERGMTVLHVTHDFAEAGRLGHQVVLLEGGRVLQVGGPDDVFRRPASAAVAEFIGAENLLAGRVRSVNGGGAGERVVEFTSGGLVLHAVSEMPDGEAHAVIRADEIALSPERRESSVRNQLLARVVEVAPSGVLTRVTLDATGVELVAVITTGSAEDLGLVPGRAVVASLKATAVHLC
- a CDS encoding ATP-binding cassette domain-containing protein, producing MSDLAIDIRHVVKRYDETVAVRDFSLQVPRGTVYGLLGPNGAGKTTSIRMILDILEPDEGSISIFGQPVRGTKVLDRVGYLPEERGLYKKMQVRRVLRFLAELKGVDARTADRRIDEWLERLQLRTPEKDWGLAKVDELSRGMQQKAQFIGTLLHDPDLVILDEPFSGLDPINAQALKDTVIELKQRGKTVIFSTHMMDNAERICDSVCIIARGEKVLDGRVADVKAEHGVRNVALALDGGPRDAVMAALADRTLVSKYDDQNQYFEIEMAPGADAQELLQRVVASGARISQFELIQPSLHQIFLDRVGAEHVEPGMSGHG
- a CDS encoding ATP-binding protein, with the protein product MARPAPLPPFHVHGRVTGSRFADRADEVRRVVGVLEEPGAKLLVRGRRRMGKTSILEVAQARAMHRGTPVLYADLSTAQTLPEAATRLLIAANTALGRQWHEVLLDIARRAAQAITVSFGDDGRPQLGLVPERFQSPAHAPQALDVVLDAINTTARARRRPLGIILDEFQELTTAGGQSAAWTLRGVIQRHDAVSYVCAGSRRRLLDALVGRDGAFFKMLDPPLDVGPIDPAFLAVWIDSRLSKFRVAPQPGVGARCVALAGPCTLDVMLLAREVYQRQAASRAATVASVDEAFAVLVTLLSDGLRHQWDETSPAQQQVLRAVAGASAGLTTGETTVAFGLGPSGSVMSAVRPLIERELLVREPRESPVAVGYTFDSPYMRGWVIRHALPDLGLQRPITALPTTSP